From Streptomyces durmitorensis, a single genomic window includes:
- a CDS encoding NADH-quinone oxidoreductase subunit D, which translates to MSPTTETTLGIGGAAESTDMVLNIGPQHPSTHGVLRLRLVLDGERIQQAEPVIGYMHRGAEKLFEARDYRQIVVLANRHDWLSAFSNELGVVLAVERMLGMEVPERAVWMRTLLAELNRVLNHLMFLGSYPLELGGITPVFHAFREREELQNVMEEISGGRMHYMFNRVGGLKEDLPAGWSTRARAAVASVRSRMDVYDKLVLGNEIFRGRTRGVGVLSPQAVHAYGVSGPIARASGVDFDLRRDEPYLAYGELQDTLKVVTRQEGDCLARFEVLLEQTHNALDLADACLERLAELPQGPVNQRLPKVLKAPEGHTYAWTENPLGINGYYLVSKGEKTPYRLKLRSASYNNIQALAELLPGQLVADMVAILGSLFFVVGDIDK; encoded by the coding sequence ATGAGCCCCACGACGGAGACCACGCTCGGCATCGGCGGCGCCGCGGAGAGCACCGACATGGTGCTCAACATCGGCCCCCAGCACCCGTCCACGCACGGCGTGCTGCGGCTGCGCCTCGTCCTCGACGGCGAGCGGATCCAGCAGGCGGAACCGGTCATCGGCTATATGCACCGCGGTGCGGAGAAGCTCTTCGAGGCGCGTGACTACCGGCAGATCGTGGTGCTCGCCAACCGGCACGACTGGCTGTCCGCGTTCTCGAACGAACTGGGTGTCGTCCTTGCCGTGGAGCGGATGCTCGGCATGGAGGTGCCCGAGCGCGCCGTCTGGATGCGCACGCTCCTCGCCGAGCTGAACCGCGTCCTCAACCACCTGATGTTCCTCGGCTCGTATCCGCTCGAACTGGGCGGAATCACCCCGGTGTTCCACGCGTTCCGGGAGCGTGAGGAGCTCCAGAACGTGATGGAGGAGATCTCCGGCGGCCGCATGCACTACATGTTCAACCGCGTCGGCGGCCTCAAGGAGGACCTCCCGGCGGGCTGGTCCACGCGCGCGCGTGCCGCCGTCGCCTCGGTCCGTTCCCGCATGGACGTGTACGACAAGCTGGTGCTCGGCAACGAGATCTTCCGGGGGCGTACGCGCGGCGTCGGAGTGCTGTCCCCTCAGGCGGTGCACGCCTACGGAGTGAGCGGTCCCATCGCCCGTGCCTCCGGAGTCGACTTCGACCTGCGCCGTGACGAGCCGTACCTCGCGTACGGGGAGCTCCAGGACACCCTGAAGGTCGTCACGCGCCAGGAGGGCGACTGCCTGGCCCGCTTCGAGGTGCTCCTGGAGCAGACCCACAACGCCCTCGACCTCGCCGACGCCTGCCTGGAGCGGCTCGCCGAGCTGCCGCAGGGGCCGGTCAACCAGCGCCTCCCGAAGGTGCTCAAGGCTCCCGAGGGCCACACGTACGCGTGGACCGAGAACCCCCTGGGCATCAACGGCTACTACCTGGTCTCCAAGGGCGAGAAGACCCCGTACCGCCTGAAGCTCCGCTCGGCGTCGTACAACAACATCCAGGCCCTCGCCGAGCTGCTGCCCGGCCAGCTCGTCGCCGACATGGTGGCGATCCTGGGGTCACTGTTCTTCGTGGTGGGCGACATCGACAAGTAG